The sequence ATCACGGTTGTTGACCTATCGCGATAAGTGACGGTCTTCTTAACCCATCGTACCATAATCAATTTTCCACGCGACCGCGAAATTGGCAATTGATAAATACCGCGTGAATTCGTATGCTTATGGCGAAGTTCACGCCCCTGATCGGCGTGCAAAACCAACCGGCCGATGGGGGACAGGCAGAGAGGACCGAACGGCATTGAACGACATCCGCATCTACTTTATCGGTGATTCCTACGTGAACGGTACCGGCGACCCGGCCTATCTCGGCTGGCCGGGACGGGCGTGTGCCGAGTCGCGGTCCGAAGAGAACGCCATCACCTGCTACAACCTGGGCATCCGCGGCGATACGAGCGCCGATGTGCTCCGTCGCTGGGAACGGGAAGTGGAGGCCCGGCGTCTGATACCTCACGACGGCCGGGTGGTATTCGGATTCGGTGCGAACGACTGCTGGATCATAGACGGGAAGACGCGCGTGGACCGCGCCGATACCATTCGCAACACCGAGGAGATTCTGAAAAGCGCACGGTCCCTGTTTCCCACGTTGATGATCGGGCCGCCACCCGGGATCGACGCAGACGAACACGGCCGAAGGGTGGAGATTTCCTCGCTCGTCGGCGAAATCGCCGGCAGGGTCGATGTGCCCTATCTCGAAGTGATCCACGAACTGCATGCCGGCGGTGTCTGGCAGAGCGAAGCGGCCCTCGGCGACCGCGTTCATCCGGCCAATGGCGGTTACTCCGCGCTGGCGGAACTGGTGCTCGCCTGGCCGGCGTGGTGGTTCAGTGCAACTTCCAGTGCACCTTAAAATGCATCTTAAGGAGGCAAGTTGTGTCGTTGACCCAGGCACAGATCGACCAGTTCAATGAACAGGGATTTCTCCCATACGAGGACCTGCTGACGCCGCTGGAGGTCAAAGCGCTGCACCAACGGCTTGAAGATATCGGCAACGAACGGGTCGATTTCCCGGACGAAAACGTTCAGATCGAACCACGCGTGGAACGAGGCGAGGCGCAGGCCGATCCGGTCCGTTTCAATAACGTGCGCAAGATCTGGAACCTGACGAAACACGATCCGGTATTCATGGAACTTGCCCGGCATCCGAAGATCCTCGGCGTGGTACGAAGCCTGATCGGGCCGGATCTC is a genomic window of Gemmatimonadota bacterium containing:
- a CDS encoding phytanoyl-CoA dioxygenase family protein codes for the protein MAERSGPRRPRSSGQWRLLRAGGTGARLAGVVVQCNFQCTLKCILRRQVVSLTQAQIDQFNEQGFLPYEDLLTPLEVKALHQRLEDIGNERVDFPDENVQIEPRVERGEAQADPVRFNNVRKIWNLTKHDPVFMELARHPKILGVVRSLIGPDLKIYVDQTLCKPPRVGSAKPPHQDSAYWTSIDPPNLVICWIALNDATENNGCMRFISGSHKAGVIEHKHLEDFRVEDARVGYEREVAVPLKAGSCSFHHSLALHRTDANTSDDRRIGLTVAYMDARSKYIGNGAMPEYDLVSGRAYDGCV
- a CDS encoding lipase; this translates as MRIYFIGDSYVNGTGDPAYLGWPGRACAESRSEENAITCYNLGIRGDTSADVLRRWEREVEARRLIPHDGRVVFGFGANDCWIIDGKTRVDRADTIRNTEEILKSARSLFPTLMIGPPPGIDADEHGRRVEISSLVGEIAGRVDVPYLEVIHELHAGGVWQSEAALGDRVHPANGGYSALAELVLAWPAWWFSATSSAP